From one Humulus lupulus chromosome 8, drHumLupu1.1, whole genome shotgun sequence genomic stretch:
- the LOC133795632 gene encoding uncharacterized protein LOC133795632 → MATENEGLTSDASSHPSTLSNLNMSNGSSSHGTKAVSLVSSHKFYGHNYLQWSQLVMMYIGGKGKEKYLIGEIDTPKTNDPKYKTWKADNHMIKSWLISSMNNDIGDNFLLYTTARELWDAVKNSYSSQLDLFESYSWKCVEDTALYRSIVGKRRTFKFLHGLNKDLDAVRSRIMSSKPLPQVKEAFSEVRHEESRKKVMMGSSSLQSTQNSSTRGQFQGANQDNRQQKGRPWCDHCRRPGHFRETCWKIHGKPANWKPKSWKDKESHGNVAAT, encoded by the exons ATGGCTACTGAGAATGAAGGCCTCACTTCAGATGCATCCTCTCATCCCTCCACCCTCTCTAATTTGAATATGTCAAATGGTTCTTCATCTCACGGCACTAAGGCTGTTTCTTTAGTCAGCAGCCACAAATTCTATGGCCATAATTACCTTCAATGGTCACAGTTGGTGATGATGTACATAGGtggaaaagggaaggaaaaatacCTCATAGGAGAGATTGATACTCCAAAAACAAATGATCCAAAGTATAAAACATGGAAGGCAGATAATCACATGATTAAATCATGGTTGATTAGTTCCATGAATAATGATATAGGAGACAATTTTCTTCTGTATACAACAGCCAGGGAGCTTTGGGATGCTGTTAAAAACTCTTATTCAAGC CAATTGGACCTGTTCGAATCTTATTCCTGGAAGTGTGTTGAAGACACTGCTCTATATCGAAGCATTGTGGGAAAAAGGAGAACATTCAAATTTCTTCATGGCCTCAATAAGGATCTTGATGCAGTGAGGAGTAGAATCATGAGTTCCAAGCCTCTTCCTCAAGTCAAAGAAGCATTCTCAGAGGTTCGACATGAAGAAAGCAGAAAGAAGGTTATGATGGGCTCTTCAAGTCTTCAATCCACTCAAAACTCCTCTACCCGAGGACAATTCCAAGGTGCTAATCAAGATAACCGACAACAGAAGGGACGTCCATGGTGTGATCACTGTCGTAGGCCTGGACATTTCAGAGAAACATGCTGGAAAATTCATGGAAAACCTGCCAATTGGAAGCCAAAGTCGTGGAAAGACAAGGAGAGTCATGGAAATGTTGCTGCCACTTAA
- the LOC133797803 gene encoding uncharacterized protein LOC133797803 — MRSVRAELLGSGWFGSVHASEFEAELTRRSTRRLSESGDKVVSPRVKALGSLGTAAMPSVGMRRTTRVFGVVKGADGARVLRSGRRLLAESGETKLRRHNDGDDWFNVVKSNGGKGGGGGGLSYGWTDNDKPKRTPIVAELEVPKKPPKESVGAALAKVHDPDKMYGIVYTRKRKQSCRSPVISKTLCEGRFGRRFVRRQRRKLNSGVSLAAGAGSSDVRGVISVAVASSLDRNLCAVSFLYSVLVYMTRARLRLTDLFDFLISEPLRSVHTSSGVTTFLDHPSTKRFASCKIFGAMQFQPIFCVDFSAIPSCFIFMHSCMYFRKYQPSLRNDTILDGDEIMSDEEENTDILESGAIMRPELNYTENRWLSHPSVKASKLAGRSTQYRGGLISRKRRSSLRRTRARNPSLMNSVQNFNGVLVSDLGIFRKNAVPSVASNNKLRRSLRNNRPVGGLKDLNSTKAVLTKSKDSASCSANILVIESDKCYRIEEVDVSLEMSSLGEWLIAVKKDGTTKFTHKAEKVMRPNSFNRFTHAVIWAVDNVWKLEFPDKMDWLIYKDLYKLCCDRNVSSPGVKNIPIPGVNEVSLDWDSHNAPFCRPDSYISMRENEVSRAMANKNANYDMDLEDEEWLNKLNSESCVENGMREHVSEDNFESMFDTFEIAYFYNEVDITKDTNLAVHLCQHLGGREVVAAVYEYWLEKRKQKKASLLRVFQGNEMKRASIAPKISYRRKRSFKRQPTQLGRGKQTSFLFHAMASEMNSVEEQNARLTKAQISANKCMESAVYKRRRAQLLMNNADLATYKATMAIRIADAMALYPHSASASASAYFLD, encoded by the exons ATGAGGTCTGTTCGTGCTGAACTTTTGGGTTCAGGGTGGTTTGGGTCAGTCCACGCGTCCGAGTTCGAGGCTGAGTTGACTCGTAGGTCGACTCGAAGGCTCAGTGAGTCCGGCGATAAGGTAGTTAGTCCACGAGTCAAGGCGCTCGGTAGCCTGGGCACTGCGGCAATGCCATCCGTTGGCATGAGAAGGACCACGAGGGTGTTTGGGGTGGTTAAGGGTGCGGATGGAGCGAGGGTGTTAAGGTCAGGGAGGCGGCTCTTGGCCGAATCTGGTGAGACCAAACTCAGGAGACATAACGATGGGGATGACTGGTTCAACGTTGTCAAGAGCAATGGCGGTAAAGGGGGTGGCGGTGGAGGTCTAAGCTATGGCTGGACTGACAATGATAAGCCCAAGAGAACCCCCATCGTGGCTGAACTTGAGGTGCCTAAAAAGCCCCCAAAGGAAAGTGTTGGGGCGGCTTTGGCCAAAGTGCACGACCCTGATAAAATGTATGGAATTGTGTATACCCGAAAGAGGAAGCAAAGTTGCCGAAGTCCAGTCATCTCGAAGACTTTGTGTGAAGGCAGGTTTGGGCGTCGTTTCGTGCGTCGACAGAGAAGGAAGCTAAATTCTGGTGTGAGCCTAGCGGCGGGAGCTGGTAGTTCTGATGTCCGAGGGGTGATTAGCGTTGCTGTTGCTTCTTCCTTGGACAGGAATCTTTGTGCTGTTAGTTTTTTGTATTCGGTTTTGGTATACATGACGAGGGCCAGGCTGAGATTGACCGATCTTTTTGATTTTCTCATCTCCGAACCTTTACGAAGTGTTCACACTTCATCTGGCGTGACCACTTTTTTG GATCATCCTTCGACTAAGCGTTTTGCGAGTTGCAAGATTTTTGGAGCTATGCAATTTCAGCCTATATTTTGTGTGGACTTTTCTGCAATTCCgtcttgttttattttcatgcattCATGCATGTATTTTAGAAAGTATCAGCCATCACTTCGGAATGATACAATTCTTGATGGTGACGAGATTATGTCtgatgaagaagaaaatacaGATATTTTGGAATCTGGTGCTATTATGCGCCCTGAATTAAATTATACTGAGAACAGGTGGTTGTCACATCCATCTGTTAAAGCTTCGAAGTTGGCTGGTCGAAGCACTCAATACAGGGGTGGGTTAATTTCACGCAAAAGGCGGAGTTCCCTGAGGAGGACGAGAGCTAGAAATCCGTCATTAATGAATAGTGTACAGAATTTTAATGGAGTTTTAGTTTCTGATTTAGGTATCTTTAGGAAAAATGCAGTTCCTTCTGTAGCATCTAATAACAAGCTTAGGAGATCACTTCGGAATAATAGACCGGTTGGAGGCTTGAAAGATTTGAACTCAACAAAAGCTGTATTAACAAAGAGTAAGGATTCAGCTTCCTGCTCTGCAAATATTTTGGTCATCGAATCAGACAAGTGTTACAGGATTGAAGAGGTAGATGTTAGTTTAGAAATGTCTTCTTTAGGAGAGTGGCTTATTGCTGTTAAGAAAGATGGAACAACGAAATTCACCCACAAGGCAGAAAAGGTTATGAGGCCGAATTCTTTCAACCGCTTCACACATGCTGTAATATGGGCTGTGGATAATGTCTGGAAGCTTGAGTTTCCTGATAAAATGGACTGGCTTATCTACAAGGATCTTTACAAGCTATGTTGTGATCGAAATGTGTCATCCCCTGGGGTTAAGAATATCCCTATACCTGGAGTAAATGAGGTCTCACTTGATTGGGATAGCCATAATGCTCCATTTTGCAGACCAGATTCATACATATCCATGAGAGAAAATGAAGTCAGCAGAGCCATGGCAAATAAGAACGCTAATTATGACATGGATTTGGAGGATGAggaatggctaaataaattaaaCAGCGAGTCTTGTGTAGAGAATGGGATGCGGGAGCATGTTTCAGAGGATAATTTTGAGTCAATGTTTGATACCTTTGAGATAGCCTACTTTTATAATGAAGTTGATATCACCAAGGACACAAATTTAGCTGTTCATCTATGTCAGCATCTGGGTGGGAGAGAAGTAGTAGCAGCTGTTTATGAATATTGGTTGGAAAAGCGGAAGCAGAAGAAGGCATCTCTGCTTCGGGTTTTTCAG GGTAATGAAATGAAAAGAGCTTCAATAGCCCCAAAGATTTCATACCGCAGGAAAAGATCCTTCAAACGACAACCAACTCAATTAGGAAGAGGCAAACAAACTAGTTTTTTGTTTCACG CCATGGCGTCTGAAATGAACAGTGTTGAAGAACAGAATGCCAGGCTCACTAAAGCTCAAATATCAGCGAACAAGTGTATGGAATCAGCGGTTTATAAACGTCGTAGGGCTCAGCTGCTTATGAACAATGCAGATCTGGCAACTTACAAGGCAACAATGGCTATTAGAATTGCTGATGCGATGGCTTTATATCCCCATTCTGCTTCTGCTTCTGCTTCTGCATATTTTCTTGATTGA